In Synechococcus sp. CC9616, the following are encoded in one genomic region:
- a CDS encoding calcium-binding protein — protein sequence MIAGRRKRGALLRDDEIGGTASADVIDAGVGDDVVESGEGADDVDGEAGNDSIEAGAGDDSVDGGAGADEIEAGGGDDVVDGGNGDDTLEGAKGDDTLDGGNGDDLLIGGSGGDTYVLSRGDDTIQGYKAGDQIVLSQELVDAGLSRDAVVVERTTIDGKEAAFLRIEIAGESFTTKVIGISEQSVLEFEEKSDFDLVVNGSHSNDVSHGNNYAYPSGHEDKFSEGTVTWTIGDKSDQKFEPENKDQAEKIDGKGGDDYIFANKGDDYIEGGADDDILYGNSGIDTVLGGPGNDKVNGNNDVDTIKGGLGDDTLNGGDGNDRVIGDQDNDHLYGNEGKDILLGGAGSDILNGGDGDDELTGDGNGIESQNDKFKASPGNDTITDFEYGDEGDQLIDSNDYEWDRGSVELDTDNETATINVLSKTSGEVAGTTTVIFKSGYDNFKVDVEELDNPGFPPSVGASDPDSELIYKGEVDGNNSFGVNGGGENNIINVEGISEFADFYVADDEKYIPSSSRSKPTEATSTDKFKIDGGGGNDEIEAGSNDDSLHGAAGNDTIIGNEGNDTLGGGADDDTLYGGDGNDSMRGWNGKDILDGGAGDDTLYGGDGNDTLNGGDGSNQFLASKGNDKIEGFVYGVDALVSPTSENVNYVWDRKNIRLIEDTNNVEVDVLLIEGSDQVVGTATITVKNYDEFKDYYDALITPGFEPSLGASDPDTRLIYKSDNKDFEAIGGKENNIISVEGINEFANYYYDYKERYDSEVGPEKPKIATSDDSYSIDGKQGDDSITGGNKDDYLHGNVGDDKLEGGLGNDRLLGGNDNDTIEGEEGNDKLFGWDGEDSLDGGNGDDYLKAENGDDTLAGGSGDDILDGGSGNDTFDGGVGNDSLIGGDGSDRLRGLGGNDTLQGGAGDDSFFASTENDLIEDFTFGEDSLKDSTYYIWDRDNPSFDKEKQEVVIDVLKKDGNEMVGTTTIKVKNYIDLIEVINEGKFPPSGASDPGTILAYAGPGKGQKNNQFVVDGGSLGNPIDLVSINDFSDYYQNDDFRYVNESGSPKPTSIAENDALSINGGGGQDTIKGGKSDDTISGGNHSDEIDGNDGDDKLIGGGNQDLLIGGDGKDTLKGKNGADVLDGGDGHDILYGSGNNQSGKNTYNDVFVASPGQDKIEDFVFGLHELEDGNSGGSSYIWERKNSIFNEEESTVTIAVANNSGEEVGKTIIKVENYEEMIEFKEDNDLAGFPIVGGDNGSESGSGSGSGEAGGNGGSGEIIPPDLGNPVDPEGLPEGDVSGGNNLPGDEGTNGGDSTIDSNLIDSIPDDGNQLRAITLEENPDPESFGYFTKGDGSDQTIKGSSATDMLRGRNGNDRLVGKNGNDYLYGGGGDDTSLGGAATDVLLGRKGADVLKGGKGNDLLYGGYQNDTLTGGKGQDVFLLSRELPGESDVITDFNVNQDGIGLTKAVDLIFSQEGDDLRITGLYGVNTLLQNVQKDDFLTNFPDNLEIVPAAEVYVI from the coding sequence TTGATCGCAGGGCGCCGCAAGAGAGGTGCACTGCTGCGGGATGACGAGATCGGCGGTACGGCTTCAGCGGATGTGATCGACGCCGGAGTCGGTGACGACGTGGTGGAGAGCGGAGAAGGAGCTGATGATGTCGATGGAGAAGCTGGAAACGACAGCATCGAGGCCGGAGCTGGTGACGACAGCGTGGATGGCGGAGCTGGAGCGGATGAAATCGAAGCCGGTGGTGGCGATGACGTGGTGGATGGCGGAAACGGCGACGACACCTTGGAAGGCGCCAAGGGTGATGACACCCTCGATGGCGGAAATGGAGACGACCTACTGATTGGTGGCTCTGGAGGGGATACCTATGTCTTGTCCCGCGGGGACGACACGATTCAGGGCTATAAGGCCGGCGATCAGATTGTTCTGTCGCAGGAGCTTGTGGATGCGGGATTAAGCCGCGACGCGGTGGTGGTGGAACGCACCACGATTGATGGCAAGGAAGCAGCATTTTTGCGTATTGAAATCGCTGGCGAAAGCTTCACCACCAAGGTCATCGGCATCAGCGAACAATCAGTTTTAGAGTTCGAGGAAAAATCTGATTTTGACCTCGTGGTGAACGGAAGTCATAGCAATGACGTCTCACATGGCAACAACTATGCATATCCATCAGGTCACGAAGATAAATTTTCTGAGGGGACAGTGACCTGGACCATAGGCGATAAAAGTGATCAAAAATTCGAGCCCGAAAACAAGGATCAGGCAGAAAAAATTGATGGAAAAGGTGGAGATGACTATATTTTCGCCAACAAAGGCGACGACTACATCGAGGGCGGTGCCGACGATGACATCCTCTATGGAAACAGCGGAATTGATACAGTTCTAGGCGGCCCAGGTAATGACAAAGTTAACGGAAACAATGACGTCGACACCATCAAAGGAGGACTAGGTGACGACACATTGAACGGCGGCGATGGCAATGACAGAGTTATAGGTGACCAGGATAATGATCATCTTTATGGAAATGAAGGAAAGGATATTTTATTAGGTGGTGCAGGTAGTGACATTCTGAATGGCGGTGATGGCGACGATGAACTAACGGGTGATGGGAACGGCATTGAATCTCAGAACGACAAATTCAAAGCCAGCCCAGGCAACGACACAATCACAGATTTTGAATATGGCGATGAAGGAGATCAGCTCATAGACAGCAATGACTACGAATGGGACAGAGGTAGTGTTGAATTAGATACTGACAACGAGACAGCAACAATCAATGTTTTAAGCAAAACAAGTGGCGAAGTAGCAGGAACAACGACTGTGATATTTAAATCAGGATACGATAACTTCAAAGTTGACGTCGAAGAACTAGACAATCCTGGCTTCCCACCGTCCGTGGGAGCCAGCGATCCTGACTCAGAATTGATCTACAAAGGGGAGGTAGATGGCAATAACTCTTTCGGTGTCAATGGTGGCGGAGAAAACAATATAATCAACGTTGAAGGAATCAGCGAGTTTGCCGACTTTTACGTAGCAGACGATGAAAAGTACATACCATCAAGCAGCAGAAGTAAGCCAACTGAGGCCACATCAACTGACAAATTCAAAATTGACGGAGGCGGTGGCAATGACGAAATCGAGGCTGGCAGCAATGATGACTCCTTGCATGGAGCCGCTGGGAATGACACCATCATTGGCAACGAAGGTAATGACACCCTTGGAGGTGGAGCTGATGATGACACCCTTTATGGCGGAGATGGCAATGACTCAATGAGAGGCTGGAATGGTAAAGACATTTTGGATGGTGGAGCTGGTGATGACACCCTTTATGGCGGAGATGGCAATGACACACTCAATGGCGGGGATGGATCCAATCAATTCCTAGCAAGTAAAGGAAACGACAAGATCGAAGGCTTTGTCTATGGTGTTGATGCACTTGTATCTCCTACCAGTGAAAACGTGAATTATGTATGGGATAGAAAAAATATTAGGCTAATCGAAGACACAAATAATGTAGAAGTGGATGTTTTATTGATAGAGGGAAGCGACCAAGTCGTTGGGACGGCAACAATCACAGTCAAAAATTATGACGAGTTCAAGGATTACTACGACGCACTAATAACACCTGGGTTCGAACCATCTTTGGGGGCCAGCGATCCAGACACCCGGTTAATCTATAAAAGCGATAATAAAGACTTTGAGGCGATAGGAGGAAAAGAAAATAATATAATCTCCGTTGAAGGAATTAACGAGTTTGCTAATTATTATTATGATTACAAAGAAAGATATGATTCGGAAGTCGGACCAGAAAAGCCAAAAATAGCGACATCAGATGATTCATATTCGATTGATGGCAAACAGGGGGATGACTCCATTACAGGTGGCAACAAAGATGACTATTTACATGGGAATGTTGGAGATGACAAACTCGAAGGCGGACTTGGCAATGACAGACTTCTTGGGGGTAATGATAATGACACAATTGAAGGGGAGGAGGGAAACGACAAACTTTTTGGGTGGGACGGGGAAGACAGCCTTGATGGCGGAAATGGAGACGATTATCTGAAGGCTGAGAATGGAGATGACACCCTTGCAGGTGGTAGTGGAGATGACATCCTCGATGGTGGTAGTGGAAACGACACCTTCGATGGTGGCGTGGGCAACGACTCACTCATTGGTGGCGATGGATCAGATCGATTACGTGGACTTGGAGGAAACGATACTCTTCAGGGAGGAGCTGGAGATGATTCTTTTTTTGCGAGCACAGAAAATGATTTAATTGAGGACTTTACCTTTGGTGAAGATAGCCTAAAGGACTCTACATATTATATCTGGGATCGAGACAATCCCAGTTTTGATAAAGAAAAACAGGAAGTTGTTATTGACGTACTAAAAAAGGACGGAAACGAAATGGTTGGCACAACAACCATTAAAGTCAAGAACTATATTGACCTTATCGAAGTCATCAATGAAGGTAAGTTTCCTCCAAGCGGCGCAAGTGACCCTGGCACTATTCTTGCATATGCAGGCCCAGGAAAAGGTCAAAAAAACAATCAGTTCGTAGTTGACGGGGGAAGCTTAGGTAACCCAATTGATCTCGTCAGTATCAATGATTTTTCAGACTATTATCAAAATGATGACTTTAGATATGTTAATGAATCAGGTTCTCCTAAGCCTACTTCAATAGCAGAAAATGATGCACTAAGTATCAATGGGGGAGGAGGGCAAGACACTATTAAAGGTGGAAAGTCCGACGACACAATTAGTGGTGGCAACCACAGCGATGAAATTGACGGAAATGATGGAGATGACAAATTAATTGGCGGCGGTAATCAAGATTTACTGATTGGTGGAGATGGTAAAGACACATTAAAAGGTAAAAACGGAGCTGACGTCCTTGATGGTGGAGATGGCCATGATATTCTGTATGGATCAGGAAATAATCAGTCAGGTAAAAATACATACAACGATGTTTTTGTAGCAAGCCCTGGTCAAGATAAGATTGAGGACTTTGTCTTTGGTTTACACGAATTAGAAGACGGCAACTCTGGCGGCAGCTCTTACATATGGGAGCGAAAAAATTCAATTTTTAATGAAGAGGAGAGCACAGTCACCATTGCTGTTGCAAATAATTCAGGAGAAGAGGTAGGCAAAACGATCATTAAAGTCGAAAATTATGAAGAGATGATCGAATTCAAAGAAGATAATGATCTCGCTGGCTTTCCAATCGTTGGCGGTGACAACGGCTCAGAAAGTGGCAGCGGTTCTGGCAGTGGTGAGGCCGGCGGCAACGGAGGCTCCGGGGAAATTATCCCCCCTGACTTAGGCAATCCTGTTGATCCGGAGGGTCTGCCCGAGGGTGATGTCTCAGGTGGCAATAATCTGCCTGGAGATGAGGGAACAAACGGTGGTGATTCAACCATTGATTCCAATCTCATTGATTCCATTCCAGATGATGGCAATCAACTGAGAGCCATCACGCTGGAAGAAAACCCTGATCCAGAGTCCTTTGGTTATTTCACAAAAGGTGATGGATCGGATCAGACCATCAAGGGTTCCTCTGCAACCGACATGTTGAGAGGCCGGAATGGAAACGACCGACTCGTTGGCAAAAATGGCAATGATTATCTCTATGGCGGCGGAGGTGATGACACATCATTAGGAGGAGCAGCAACGGATGTTTTGCTTGGCCGCAAAGGTGCTGATGTCCTGAAAGGGGGTAAGGGTAATGATTTGCTGTATGGCGGCTACCAAAACGACACGCTCACAGGTGGTAAAGGCCAGGATGTGTTCCTGCTTTCAAGAGAGTTACCAGGAGAAAGTGACGTCATCACAGATTTCAATGTCAATCAAGATGGCATCGGCCTCACCAAAGCAGTTGATCTCATCTTCAGCCAAGAAGGCGACGATCTACGGATCACAGGCCTTTATGGAGTGAACACTTTGCTCCAAAATGTTCAAAAGGATGATTTCCTGACGAATTTCCCGGACAATCTTGAGATTGTGCCAGCTGCTGAGGTCTACGTGATCTGA
- a CDS encoding GNAT family N-acetyltransferase — MTPLSARWHRSIREIPEDHWTALVGEQAIPFYRWSWLDALERSGSVVPDQGWQPFHLALWRGDQPVAVAPLYLKGHSYGEFVFDQTFARLAADLGLRYYPKLLGMSPVSPVLGYRFHIREDEDVAQLTAVLLRAIDAFCEQSGILSCNFLYVDPEWRPFAEAAGCAPWLNQQSLWSRGDDQSFNDYLKGFNANQRRNIKRERKAVTQAGITVTPLTGDQLDLELLQTMHGFYEQHCARWGPWGSKYLEKSFFDLLADGQRDQVVLFSAHRGDPREPVAMSMCVHDGQQLWGRYWGSEEEIDCLHFEVCYYAPIEWAIGQGINSFDPGAGGSHKRRRGFVARPHASLHRWYQPQMDSLIRAWLPKVNGLMLEEIDAINAELPFKADAPSLGL, encoded by the coding sequence ATGACTCCACTTTCCGCGCGTTGGCATCGTTCGATCCGGGAGATTCCGGAAGACCACTGGACGGCGTTGGTGGGTGAACAGGCGATTCCGTTTTACCGCTGGAGCTGGCTTGATGCGCTGGAGCGCTCAGGCAGCGTTGTGCCGGATCAAGGCTGGCAGCCGTTTCACCTGGCGCTTTGGCGCGGTGATCAACCCGTCGCTGTGGCGCCGCTGTATCTCAAGGGTCACAGCTACGGCGAATTCGTTTTCGATCAAACCTTTGCACGCCTCGCTGCAGATCTTGGGCTTCGCTATTACCCGAAGCTGCTGGGCATGAGTCCGGTCAGCCCGGTGCTCGGCTACCGCTTTCATATTCGTGAGGATGAAGATGTCGCCCAGCTCACGGCGGTGTTACTCCGCGCCATCGATGCCTTCTGCGAGCAGAGCGGCATCCTCAGCTGCAATTTTTTGTATGTCGATCCGGAATGGCGGCCGTTCGCTGAGGCGGCGGGGTGCGCTCCCTGGCTGAACCAGCAGAGCCTCTGGAGTCGTGGAGATGATCAAAGCTTCAACGACTACCTCAAAGGCTTCAACGCCAACCAGCGCCGCAACATCAAGCGGGAACGCAAGGCGGTCACCCAGGCGGGCATCACGGTGACGCCACTCACAGGTGATCAGTTGGATCTCGAGCTGCTGCAGACCATGCATGGCTTCTATGAACAGCACTGCGCCCGCTGGGGGCCATGGGGCAGCAAATACCTCGAGAAGTCGTTTTTTGACTTGCTGGCGGATGGTCAGCGCGATCAGGTGGTGCTGTTTTCAGCCCATCGCGGTGATCCGAGGGAACCCGTTGCCATGTCGATGTGCGTGCACGACGGCCAGCAGCTCTGGGGCCGCTACTGGGGCAGTGAGGAGGAGATCGACTGCCTCCACTTCGAGGTCTGCTACTACGCGCCGATCGAATGGGCGATCGGCCAAGGCATCAACAGCTTTGATCCAGGAGCAGGCGGCAGCCATAAGCGCCGGCGAGGGTTTGTGGCCCGTCCCCACGCCAGCCTGCACCGCTGGTACCAGCCCCAGATGGATTCCTTGATCCGAGCCTGGCTGCCCAAGGTGAATGGTTTGATGCTCGAGGAGATCGATGCGATCAACGCCGAATTGCCCTTCAAGGCGGACGCGCCAAGCCTTGGTTTGTAG
- a CDS encoding DUF4346 domain-containing protein yields the protein MIKSPDSPAALTAAIEALDERLSQRFIALDPSGYFLIKVDSEAGELVLEHFGNTIDEKGLARDSDTGEVLSCKKGGNGPRAASAVYRGRSAKQIGIQLTEGDGPHPLSCLDHALYLGRELQKAEQCLREGRVYVQD from the coding sequence ATGATCAAGTCTCCGGACTCCCCTGCCGCGTTGACGGCCGCCATCGAGGCCCTCGATGAGCGTCTGTCCCAGCGCTTCATTGCGCTGGACCCCAGCGGCTACTTCCTGATCAAGGTTGATTCGGAGGCCGGTGAGCTGGTGCTGGAGCACTTCGGCAACACCATCGATGAGAAGGGTCTTGCCCGCGATTCCGATACCGGTGAAGTGCTGAGCTGCAAAAAAGGCGGCAATGGTCCTCGCGCTGCTTCAGCGGTGTATCGCGGCCGCAGTGCCAAGCAGATCGGCATTCAACTCACCGAAGGTGATGGCCCCCATCCGCTGAGCTGTCTGGATCATGCGCTGTATCTCGGCCGTGAACTCCAGAAAGCCGAGCAGTGTTTACGGGAAGGTCGCGTTTATGTACAGGATTGA
- a CDS encoding shikimate kinase encodes MAETAPSLKQTLAGRSLYLVGMMGSGKSSTGRPLAERLGYGFVDADAVIEQAAGCTIPEIFESDGEAGFRAIETQVLSAISQRHSLVVATGGGVVTQLENWGLLHHGIVIWLDVAQEQLLERLRADDTARPLLQQPDPAAAVETLLSERRALYAEADLTVVIQEETPEQVADGIMQLLPTLLKDPTKSRRD; translated from the coding sequence ATGGCGGAAACCGCCCCCTCCCTGAAACAGACCCTGGCCGGACGAAGCCTGTATTTGGTGGGGATGATGGGCAGCGGCAAAAGCAGCACGGGCAGGCCCCTGGCAGAACGGCTTGGCTACGGCTTTGTTGATGCGGACGCGGTGATCGAACAGGCCGCCGGCTGCACCATTCCCGAGATCTTCGAAAGCGATGGCGAAGCGGGGTTCCGCGCCATCGAAACCCAGGTGCTCAGCGCCATCAGCCAACGCCATTCCCTGGTGGTGGCCACCGGTGGTGGCGTGGTGACCCAGCTCGAAAACTGGGGGCTGCTGCACCACGGCATCGTGATCTGGCTGGATGTGGCCCAGGAACAGCTGCTGGAGCGCCTCAGAGCCGACGACACCGCCCGACCTCTGTTGCAGCAGCCAGACCCCGCTGCGGCCGTCGAGACTCTTCTGAGTGAACGACGGGCTCTCTACGCAGAGGCCGATCTAACCGTGGTGATCCAGGAAGAAACACCAGAGCAGGTGGCCGATGGGATCATGCAATTACTACCAACATTGTTGAAAGATCCCACAAAGAGTCGTAGAGATTGA
- a CDS encoding helix-turn-helix domain-containing protein, which yields MQLPKQIRLEQVQTLLRDPDQQQRLGTQSISSIAKRCGFTAPNHFARDFRIMFGESPRQTFSRRKA from the coding sequence ATGCAATTGCCGAAACAGATTCGGCTGGAGCAAGTGCAAACTCTGCTAAGGGATCCTGATCAGCAGCAACGACTGGGAACTCAATCAATCAGTTCCATTGCGAAACGATGCGGATTCACAGCTCCCAATCACTTCGCTCGCGATTTTCGAATCATGTTTGGGGAAAGCCCAAGACAAACGTTCAGCCGTAGAAAAGCTTGA
- a CDS encoding 6-carboxytetrahydropterin synthase, with protein sequence MTETKSTARHGQGRGCVITRRATFSASHRYWLPELSADDNAARFGPCALAPGHGHNYELIVSMAGGLDADGMVLNLSEVKHFIRSEITGQLDFRFLNEAWPEFNLATPEGCLPTTEALVRVIWQRLIPHLPITALRLYEQPGLWADYLGHPMDAFLTIRTHFAAAHRLARPELSQEENERIYGKCARPHGHGHNYLVDVTVRGAIDPRTGMVCDLSALQRLVDDLVVEPFDHTFLNKDVPFFAECVPTAENIALHIADRLSTPVKAIGAQLHKVRLQESPNNAAEVYAEAPQLEMTPASLEAVAAL encoded by the coding sequence ATGACTGAAACGAAGTCGACTGCACGGCACGGCCAAGGCCGCGGCTGCGTGATCACAAGGCGGGCCACGTTCAGTGCATCCCATCGTTATTGGTTGCCAGAGCTCTCGGCTGACGACAATGCGGCTCGCTTCGGACCCTGTGCCCTGGCCCCTGGCCATGGGCACAACTACGAGCTGATCGTTTCGATGGCGGGTGGCCTTGATGCCGATGGCATGGTGCTCAACCTTTCTGAGGTGAAGCACTTCATCCGCAGCGAGATCACCGGCCAGCTCGACTTCCGCTTCCTCAATGAGGCCTGGCCTGAATTCAACCTTGCAACGCCGGAGGGGTGTCTCCCCACCACCGAAGCGCTTGTGCGGGTGATCTGGCAGCGGCTGATACCGCACCTGCCGATCACAGCACTCCGCCTTTACGAACAACCGGGCCTCTGGGCCGACTACCTCGGACATCCCATGGACGCCTTCCTCACCATCCGCACCCACTTCGCCGCTGCCCACCGTCTGGCTCGCCCGGAACTGAGCCAGGAGGAGAACGAGCGCATTTACGGCAAATGCGCCCGACCCCATGGCCATGGCCACAACTATTTGGTTGACGTCACCGTCCGTGGTGCCATCGATCCCCGCACCGGCATGGTCTGCGACCTCTCGGCGTTGCAGCGTTTGGTGGACGATCTGGTGGTCGAGCCTTTCGACCACACGTTCTTGAACAAGGACGTTCCCTTCTTTGCCGAGTGTGTGCCAACGGCGGAGAACATCGCTCTGCACATCGCCGATCGCCTCTCCACCCCGGTGAAAGCCATCGGTGCCCAGCTTCACAAGGTGCGTTTGCAGGAAAGTCCGAACAACGCGGCTGAGGTGTACGCCGAAGCTCCTCAGCTGGAGATGACGCCTGCATCCCTGGAGGCCGTCGCGGCGCTCTGA
- a CDS encoding RibD family protein — protein sequence MQTVRLVLAVSLDGRLAPPGGGAAQLGGSGDRRALEESLTWADACLIGAGTLRAHRCTCLIRDADFLETRRVAERPDQPDAVVVSRQNNFPGNWLFFQQPLRRVLLGPQPAETGFDGWVEQGESWVVSLKRLHQQGYARLVVLGGAELATSLLAADAIDELQLTLTPRLLGGEHSWVASGARIGSHLPQALAATGAWQLNASSCLGGDELLLRYSRRHQLGDR from the coding sequence ATGCAGACAGTCCGGTTGGTGCTGGCCGTCAGCCTTGATGGTCGCCTTGCGCCACCGGGCGGTGGGGCTGCCCAGCTGGGAGGGAGCGGTGACAGACGGGCTCTGGAGGAATCCCTCACCTGGGCTGATGCCTGTCTGATCGGAGCTGGCACCCTGCGGGCTCACCGATGCACCTGTCTGATCCGGGATGCGGATTTTCTGGAAACGCGTCGTGTTGCCGAACGTCCTGATCAACCCGATGCCGTCGTTGTCAGCCGGCAGAACAACTTTCCTGGCAACTGGTTGTTTTTTCAGCAGCCTTTGCGGCGGGTGCTGCTTGGCCCGCAACCAGCAGAGACCGGTTTTGACGGCTGGGTGGAGCAGGGTGAATCCTGGGTTGTCTCCCTGAAACGCTTGCATCAGCAGGGATATGCCCGACTGGTGGTCCTTGGTGGCGCTGAGCTGGCGACGTCGCTGCTGGCGGCGGATGCCATCGACGAACTGCAGCTCACGCTGACGCCACGGCTGCTCGGGGGTGAGCACAGCTGGGTTGCCTCCGGGGCCCGGATAGGTAGCCATCTGCCCCAGGCCCTGGCTGCAACGGGAGCCTGGCAGTTGAACGCCTCGAGCTGCCTGGGTGGTGATGAGCTGTTGCTGCGTTACAGCCGTCGCCATCAGCTTGGAGATCGCTGA
- a CDS encoding B12-binding domain-containing radical SAM protein, with the protein MRTLFIYPEFPKTFWSYEKILELVNRKVLLPPLGMCTVAALLPQEWEMKLVDRNVREVTEAEWDWAELVIISGMIVQKDDMAIQIGRAKQRGLPVAIGGPFASSTPDAPELDKADFKILDEGEITLPMFLDALERGETSGRFTSEGDKPDVTATPIPRFDLLQLDAYDSMSVQFSRGCPFNCEFCDIIVLYGRKPRTKTPEQLVAELQYLYDLGWRRSIFLVDDNFIGNKRNAKLLLPQIRTWQEERGYPFSFATEASVDLADDEEMMRMMHDARFESVFLGIETPDESSLETARKIQNTRNPLDAAVDRITANGIRVMAGFIIGFDGEKDGAGHRIVEFVTRTGIPAAMMGMLQALPKTALWARLEREGRLIQGEDAAKGVNQTNLLNFKPTRPIRDIANEYVEAFCALYEPNAYMDRVYSYYLKMGAPRWKAAAKLPTFTDIKALSIVIWRQGIKRDTRGRFWRYMVGMARQNPALLEQFLVVLAHNEHFLEYRSIVQREIREQLECLPPEEPTATKELQTV; encoded by the coding sequence ATGCGCACCCTCTTTATTTATCCCGAATTCCCGAAGACGTTCTGGAGTTACGAGAAGATCCTCGAACTGGTGAACCGCAAGGTTCTGCTTCCACCCCTGGGAATGTGCACCGTGGCAGCACTGCTGCCTCAGGAATGGGAGATGAAGCTGGTTGATCGCAATGTGCGAGAGGTGACGGAAGCGGAGTGGGACTGGGCTGAGCTGGTGATCATCTCCGGGATGATCGTTCAGAAAGACGACATGGCCATCCAGATCGGCCGTGCCAAACAACGCGGCTTGCCCGTGGCCATCGGCGGACCCTTTGCCAGCTCCACACCGGATGCACCGGAACTCGACAAAGCGGATTTCAAGATCCTTGATGAAGGGGAAATCACCCTGCCGATGTTCCTCGATGCACTCGAGCGCGGCGAAACCAGTGGGCGATTCACCTCGGAAGGCGACAAACCGGATGTAACGGCAACGCCGATCCCCCGTTTCGATCTGCTGCAGCTGGACGCCTACGACTCGATGAGCGTTCAGTTCTCACGGGGCTGCCCGTTCAACTGCGAGTTCTGCGACATCATCGTTCTCTACGGCCGCAAGCCCCGCACCAAAACCCCCGAGCAATTGGTGGCGGAGCTTCAGTACCTCTACGACCTGGGTTGGCGTCGTTCCATCTTCCTGGTGGACGACAACTTCATCGGCAACAAGCGCAACGCCAAGTTGCTGCTCCCCCAGATCCGCACCTGGCAGGAAGAGCGTGGTTATCCGTTCAGCTTCGCGACGGAAGCCTCGGTGGACCTCGCCGATGACGAGGAGATGATGCGGATGATGCACGACGCCCGCTTTGAAAGCGTGTTCCTCGGCATCGAAACCCCCGACGAATCAAGCCTTGAGACCGCCCGGAAGATTCAGAACACGCGCAATCCACTGGATGCGGCTGTGGACCGAATCACGGCCAACGGCATTCGGGTGATGGCGGGCTTCATCATCGGCTTCGACGGCGAGAAGGATGGCGCAGGCCATCGGATCGTTGAATTCGTGACCCGCACGGGCATCCCCGCCGCGATGATGGGCATGTTGCAGGCCCTTCCCAAGACAGCTCTCTGGGCACGACTGGAACGGGAAGGTCGCCTGATTCAGGGTGAAGATGCCGCCAAGGGTGTGAACCAGACCAACCTGCTGAACTTCAAGCCCACCCGGCCGATCCGCGACATCGCCAACGAATACGTGGAAGCGTTCTGCGCGCTCTACGAGCCCAATGCCTACATGGATCGGGTGTACAGCTACTACCTGAAGATGGGCGCACCCCGCTGGAAAGCCGCCGCCAAACTGCCAACCTTCACAGATATCAAAGCTCTGAGCATCGTGATCTGGCGCCAGGGGATCAAGCGCGACACCCGCGGACGTTTCTGGCGCTACATGGTGGGGATGGCCCGCCAGAACCCTGCCCTGCTTGAACAGTTCCTAGTGGTTCTGGCCCACAACGAGCATTTCCTGGAGTATCGCTCAATCGTGCAACGGGAGATCCGCGAGCAGCTGGAATGCCTGCCACCGGAAGAGCCCACAGCAACAAAAGAACTTCAGACCGTGTAG
- a CDS encoding photosystem I reaction center subunit IV, with protein sequence MTAIVKGSKVRIKRKESYWYNEVGVVASREKEPTKSRYPITVRFEKCNYYGLQGVDGGNTTNNFSEKELELVTT encoded by the coding sequence ATGACCGCGATTGTGAAAGGATCAAAGGTTCGCATCAAACGCAAAGAGTCCTACTGGTACAACGAAGTGGGCGTTGTTGCCTCTCGCGAAAAAGAACCCACCAAGTCGCGCTACCCCATCACCGTTCGATTTGAAAAGTGCAATTACTACGGGCTGCAAGGTGTTGACGGTGGAAACACCACCAATAACTTCAGCGAGAAAGAGCTGGAGCTGGTCACAACCTAA